The Candidatus Cloacimonadaceae bacterium genome has a window encoding:
- a CDS encoding urea transporter, translating to MTKSAVMTRGFSFLRAIPHSYATILFSDNLWLGLILMLLTMLSPIVGLSGLAGLVIALLANRAVGFEGWDSGSGINSFNSLLIALAIGYYYPLSGIASQPEQYAALLLVASLSTLFLYAVLTHFTLSWFKLPSMSLAFSIAATVFWYYLVRSGDFTGTGFAKPIILSAKPDLIWFWRDYLLSMGSIVFVPDILAGIAVTLILLFISRIAFMLSLMGWGICYFLLSFVNIGSTYGMFFPGFNLILISLTIGSVFLIPSKSAYLTAAIATVIGFALAFVLSGKYYFPDYMPARGDVLLIPIFAFPLNIVVLIVIFALRLRALPRSPIINDLGILHPEKALDAYLSRYKRFSSTGIPQMQLPVTGEWLVTQGHNGTHTHKKEWAFAWDFEIEDRFGKKYSDVPDSVKDYYAFGKNVYAAAAGYVVKVVNKIPDNPIGITNTQDNWGNYVTISHGYGFYSLYAHLKEGSVKLAEGDYIKQGEKLGLVGNSGRSPIPHLHFQAQSGIDAGTKSIFCHIVNYKYLDEIGDYTFITSGIPKEGDIISPLVAERELANILHLSYDQSQSYHVQTNGRKFVENWKVELDLMGIHRIHSDSGAKLEYSIYNGIFNALNLTKLKPGALRAFALASSRIPWIENHNLNWTDEPSLSVTMSPFWKNVTLFLIPFFKPIRVRTLSRIVVEKKDILLVSTTDLSVLGMTIKKYLAKVTITRKNGIREISLHRGDQELVTATRIQPEEESNE from the coding sequence GTGACCAAATCAGCCGTTATGACCCGTGGTTTTTCTTTTCTGAGAGCGATCCCGCACAGCTACGCGACGATATTGTTTTCGGACAATCTCTGGCTGGGCTTGATCCTGATGCTGCTCACCATGCTCTCCCCCATTGTGGGTCTCTCCGGCTTGGCGGGGCTTGTGATAGCCCTACTCGCAAATCGGGCGGTTGGGTTTGAAGGTTGGGACAGCGGCAGCGGAATCAATTCTTTCAACAGCCTGCTGATCGCCCTAGCGATCGGATACTACTATCCCTTGAGTGGAATCGCCTCGCAGCCGGAACAGTATGCGGCACTGTTGCTTGTGGCATCGCTATCAACGCTTTTTCTCTACGCGGTGCTCACTCATTTCACGTTGAGTTGGTTCAAATTGCCATCGATGAGTCTTGCTTTTTCCATAGCTGCGACCGTCTTTTGGTATTATTTGGTTCGAAGCGGCGATTTCACCGGAACAGGTTTTGCCAAGCCGATAATCCTGAGCGCGAAGCCTGATCTGATCTGGTTTTGGAGGGACTATTTACTCAGCATGGGGAGCATTGTGTTCGTGCCGGATATCCTTGCCGGGATTGCGGTTACGCTCATCCTGCTTTTCATCTCGAGGATCGCCTTCATGCTTTCATTGATGGGATGGGGAATCTGCTATTTCCTGCTCAGTTTTGTCAACATCGGCAGTACTTATGGGATGTTTTTCCCGGGATTTAACCTGATCCTGATTAGCCTGACCATCGGCTCGGTGTTTCTGATTCCCAGTAAATCTGCTTATCTGACTGCTGCCATCGCTACAGTGATTGGCTTTGCCCTGGCATTTGTTCTTTCCGGCAAGTACTATTTTCCGGATTACATGCCCGCCAGGGGAGATGTGCTATTGATCCCGATCTTTGCCTTCCCGCTCAATATCGTCGTCTTGATTGTGATCTTCGCGCTCCGTTTGAGAGCTTTACCACGATCTCCGATCATCAACGACCTTGGCATACTGCACCCCGAAAAGGCGCTGGACGCGTATCTTTCAAGATACAAACGTTTCTCCAGTACCGGCATCCCCCAAATGCAGCTTCCCGTGACTGGTGAATGGCTTGTGACCCAAGGGCACAACGGGACACATACTCATAAAAAGGAATGGGCGTTCGCTTGGGATTTTGAGATTGAAGACCGCTTCGGCAAGAAATACTCAGATGTTCCCGATAGCGTCAAGGACTATTACGCTTTCGGCAAAAACGTCTATGCAGCGGCAGCAGGATATGTGGTAAAAGTCGTGAACAAAATCCCTGACAACCCAATCGGTATCACGAATACACAGGATAATTGGGGAAATTACGTAACTATCTCCCATGGCTACGGATTCTACAGCCTCTATGCGCACTTGAAGGAAGGCTCCGTGAAACTTGCCGAGGGCGATTATATCAAACAAGGTGAAAAGCTCGGTTTGGTGGGAAATTCCGGCAGGTCTCCGATCCCGCATCTGCACTTTCAGGCGCAAAGCGGAATCGATGCCGGAACAAAATCCATCTTCTGTCATATCGTCAATTACAAATATCTGGATGAAATCGGCGATTACACTTTCATCACCAGCGGTATCCCCAAAGAGGGCGACATCATCTCGCCGCTGGTCGCGGAACGTGAGCTTGCGAATATCCTGCATCTGAGCTATGATCAAAGCCAAAGCTACCATGTCCAAACCAACGGCAGGAAATTTGTGGAGAACTGGAAGGTTGAGCTCGATCTGATGGGAATCCATAGAATCCACTCCGATAGCGGGGCAAAGCTTGAATATTCCATCTACAACGGTATTTTTAACGCATTGAATCTAACCAAACTGAAACCGGGAGCCTTGCGCGCCTTTGCCCTTGCCTCGTCAAGGATCCCCTGGATCGAGAACCACAATCTAAATTGGACCGACGAGCCCAGCTTGTCCGTGACGATGAGTCCTTTCTGGAAAAATGTGACCCTGTTTCTGATCCCCTTTTTCAAACCGATCCGGGTGCGCACGCTATCCAGGATCGTAGTGGAAAAGAAAGATATCCTTCTGGTTAGCACTACCGATTTGAGCGTTTTGGGGATGACGATCAAAAAGTATCTCGCCAAAGTGACAATCACCCGCAAAAACGGAATCCGGGAAATATCTCTGCATCGTGGAGATCAGGAACTGGTGACCGCTACCCGAATCCAACCCGAGGAGGAATCCAATGAATAG
- a CDS encoding alanine racemase: MKKAYTAPYIERNYNGNMNKYGAKSVVRHQDNIDGIGIKELVATYGSPALVISESRMRKNYRRLHETMQMHYSKVEMAWSYKTNYLAAVCSIFHQEGARAEVVSGMEYQMARKLGVEGKSIIFNGPGKRREELVTAIKDSALIHIDHLDELYLIERIAEELDTIPDVAIRVNMDTGIYPLWSRFGFNYENGEAMRAIHRLVTGRMMNLKGLHTHIGTFIIDANAYYYAAKALLALAQQVEKELGIVVTYIDLGGGFASQNTLHEQYTPGELSSPSYDQYAAAIGNAFNESPFVSEHLPTLILETGRALIDEAGTMISGVIGRKNLPTGERAIILDAGVNTLITAWWYKLKVIPTRPFSGAYQNTVFYGPLCMNIDVIRPALPFPDLYTGEHVLIHPVGAYNNTQWMQFIEFRPPVVLIGETGQHELIREKEELSDINDRERIPEHLKKL, encoded by the coding sequence TTGAAAAAGGCATACACAGCACCTTATATCGAACGCAATTATAACGGAAACATGAATAAATACGGCGCCAAAAGTGTCGTTCGCCATCAGGACAACATCGACGGCATCGGAATCAAAGAACTCGTGGCGACTTATGGTTCCCCCGCGCTCGTGATATCCGAAAGCCGGATGCGTAAAAACTATCGCCGCCTCCATGAAACGATGCAGATGCACTATTCCAAGGTCGAGATGGCGTGGAGCTACAAAACCAACTATCTGGCAGCAGTTTGCAGCATTTTCCATCAGGAAGGAGCCCGCGCGGAAGTCGTCTCTGGCATGGAATATCAGATGGCAAGAAAGCTCGGAGTCGAGGGCAAATCCATCATTTTCAACGGACCGGGAAAACGCCGCGAAGAACTGGTGACGGCAATCAAAGATAGCGCTCTGATCCACATCGACCATTTGGATGAGCTCTACCTAATCGAACGGATCGCCGAAGAATTGGACACCATCCCGGATGTGGCGATCCGAGTCAATATGGACACCGGTATCTATCCCCTGTGGTCGCGCTTTGGCTTCAATTATGAAAACGGAGAAGCGATGCGCGCCATTCACCGTTTGGTCACCGGCAGGATGATGAACCTCAAAGGCTTGCACACCCACATCGGCACTTTTATCATCGACGCGAATGCCTATTACTATGCTGCCAAAGCGCTATTAGCTCTCGCCCAACAAGTGGAAAAAGAGCTGGGCATCGTGGTCACATACATCGATCTGGGCGGTGGATTCGCTTCTCAAAACACCCTCCACGAACAATATACGCCCGGCGAGCTTTCTTCTCCCTCCTATGATCAATATGCCGCCGCAATCGGCAACGCCTTCAACGAATCGCCGTTTGTGAGCGAGCATCTGCCCACCCTCATTTTGGAAACTGGCAGGGCTTTGATCGACGAAGCTGGAACAATGATCAGTGGCGTGATCGGCAGGAAAAACCTCCCCACCGGAGAGCGGGCAATCATCCTCGACGCCGGAGTGAATACCTTGATCACCGCTTGGTGGTACAAACTCAAAGTCATCCCCACGCGGCCATTTTCCGGAGCATATCAAAATACTGTTTTCTATGGACCACTGTGCATGAATATTGACGTGATCCGTCCCGCGCTACCCTTCCCCGATCTCTATACCGGTGAGCATGTTTTGATCCATCCCGTCGGCGCCTACAACAACACGCAGTGGATGCAATTTATCGAGTTTCGACCGCCTGTGGTCTTGATCGGTGAAACCGGACAACATGAGCTGATCCGAGAGAAAGAAGAACTTTCCGACATCAACGACCGTGAAAGAATCCCGGAGCACTTGAAGAAACTGTGA
- a CDS encoding ATP-grasp domain-containing protein, translating to MNPDLSTLDVVIAVSGLKTGDNPQPGVPVIRSIRNAGFKGKIIGLVYDSMESGIYLEGLADEIYQMPYPSTGAEAFMSRIDYILSKTKIDVIIPTLDAEIILFIRLEQELKNRGVHCYITDERGFLLRDKTALAGFFPPKGIFVPQTILVSDPSQIYQISDQIPYPLMVKGRYYEAFKARNPEEALKHYYDIQSRWGLPIIFQKIVPGEEFNIVIVGDGKGGMLGMVPQKKLVITDKGKGFGGVVVKNAGLDAFAEKVISILKWRGPCELEAIKGQDGIYYLIEINPRFPAWVRLAEGAGQNQPAAVVLLALGKEVDPLPVCKPGTMFIRHAEDLIADISTMGEIAAKSELIIGVTN from the coding sequence ATGAATCCTGATCTTTCCACGCTCGATGTCGTGATCGCCGTCAGCGGTCTCAAAACCGGCGACAATCCCCAACCCGGGGTTCCTGTTATCCGCAGTATCCGAAATGCCGGATTCAAGGGCAAGATCATCGGTCTGGTCTATGATTCGATGGAATCCGGAATCTATCTGGAAGGTCTCGCGGACGAGATCTACCAGATGCCATATCCTTCCACCGGTGCGGAAGCTTTTATGAGCCGCATCGATTATATCCTGAGCAAGACAAAAATCGATGTGATCATCCCCACCCTCGACGCGGAGATCATCCTCTTCATCCGTCTGGAGCAGGAGCTGAAAAACCGTGGTGTCCATTGCTATATCACGGACGAAAGAGGTTTTTTGCTCAGAGACAAGACCGCGCTCGCCGGATTCTTTCCACCCAAGGGCATCTTTGTGCCTCAGACGATACTCGTGAGCGATCCCTCTCAGATCTACCAAATATCAGATCAGATACCCTATCCGCTCATGGTCAAGGGCAGATATTACGAGGCTTTCAAAGCTCGCAATCCCGAGGAAGCTCTAAAACACTATTATGATATCCAATCCCGCTGGGGCTTACCCATCATATTTCAAAAAATCGTTCCCGGCGAGGAATTTAACATTGTGATCGTTGGTGACGGCAAGGGCGGCATGCTGGGTATGGTTCCCCAGAAAAAACTGGTCATCACGGACAAAGGCAAGGGTTTCGGTGGAGTCGTGGTCAAAAATGCCGGTCTCGACGCATTTGCAGAGAAAGTGATCAGCATCCTCAAATGGCGCGGGCCCTGCGAACTCGAAGCGATCAAAGGACAAGACGGGATCTACTATCTGATCGAAATTAATCCGCGTTTTCCCGCTTGGGTTCGTCTTGCGGAAGGCGCAGGGCAAAACCAACCCGCGGCGGTCGTTTTACTTGCTTTGGGCAAGGAAGTTGATCCACTTCCGGTTTGCAAGCCCGGCACCATGTTCATCCGCCACGCCGAAGACCTCATCGCGGACATTTCCACCATGGGAGAGATCGCCGCCAAGAGTGAGCTAATTATAGGAGTTACAAATTGA
- a CDS encoding PqqD family protein, which yields MNTDKLKDLAMNDNGFVFDPGSGSSYTVNETGLKILKYLSQGLGKSEIRTKILDEYEISEDHFNSDFEHYVLMLESLDLIDF from the coding sequence ATGAATACCGACAAACTAAAAGACCTTGCAATGAACGACAATGGCTTTGTATTCGATCCCGGAAGCGGCAGCAGCTACACGGTCAACGAGACCGGGCTCAAGATATTGAAATACCTCAGCCAGGGATTGGGGAAAAGTGAGATAAGAACAAAGATCCTTGATGAGTATGAAATCAGCGAAGATCATTTCAACAGCGATTTCGAACACTATGTCCTGATGCTCGAATCCCTCGATCTGATCGATTTTTAG
- the hydE gene encoding [FeFe] hydrogenase H-cluster radical SAM maturase HydE: MRPDRDELIRLLNITDPEEINALYRRAYEIKKENIGTNVYYRGLIELSNICAKDCYYCGIRAGNDKVERYLIDKEEVLAEAKWCWEQGYGSIVIQSGEREDRWYTDFITELVSSIKELSNSELGITLSLGEQSEEVYQRWFDAGAHRYLLRIETSNPVLYKTLHPADHSFEHRVNCLRVLKKVGYQVGTGVMIGLPGQTVEDLADDILFFYDEDIDMLGMGPFIPHHDTPLGHLSEQYDQDKALQNALKMIAVCRIALKDVNIASTTALQALMPTGRELGLLAGANIIMPNLTDTKYREGYQLYDGKPCMDENATQCRCCLENRIHSIGETVGYNQWGDSKHFIRNK, from the coding sequence ATGAGACCCGATCGCGATGAACTGATCAGGCTTCTGAACATCACAGACCCCGAAGAGATCAATGCTTTGTATCGCCGCGCCTATGAAATCAAGAAAGAAAACATCGGCACGAACGTCTATTATAGAGGCTTGATCGAGCTGAGCAACATCTGCGCCAAAGACTGCTATTATTGCGGAATCCGTGCCGGCAACGACAAAGTGGAACGTTATCTCATTGATAAAGAGGAAGTCCTTGCCGAGGCAAAGTGGTGTTGGGAACAGGGCTATGGTTCCATCGTCATCCAATCCGGCGAACGTGAGGACAGATGGTACACGGATTTTATCACCGAACTTGTGTCTTCCATTAAAGAGCTATCCAATTCAGAATTGGGAATCACGCTTTCCCTTGGCGAACAGAGCGAAGAGGTTTATCAGAGATGGTTTGATGCCGGGGCACACCGCTATCTGTTGAGGATCGAAACCAGTAATCCGGTGTTATACAAGACCCTCCACCCGGCGGATCATTCTTTTGAGCATCGGGTGAATTGTCTCCGTGTTCTCAAAAAAGTCGGTTATCAAGTAGGCACGGGAGTGATGATCGGCTTGCCGGGACAGACGGTGGAAGACCTTGCCGACGATATTCTTTTCTTCTATGATGAGGATATCGACATGCTGGGCATGGGACCCTTCATTCCTCATCATGACACACCGTTGGGACATCTTTCGGAACAATACGATCAGGACAAAGCTCTTCAAAACGCCCTGAAAATGATCGCCGTCTGCCGCATCGCTCTCAAAGACGTCAATATCGCGTCCACCACCGCTTTACAGGCTTTGATGCCCACCGGCAGGGAGCTGGGGCTGCTCGCCGGGGCAAACATCATCATGCCCAATCTCACGGATACCAAATACCGCGAAGGCTATCAACTCTATGATGGAAAACCCTGCATGGACGAAAACGCAACCCAGTGCAGATGTTGCCTCGAAAACCGCATTCACAGCATCGGCGAGACTGTCGGATATAATCAGTGGGGCGATTCCAAACACTTCATCCGCAACAAATAA
- a CDS encoding tetratricopeptide repeat protein produces the protein MNKLHILLIVGVCFIPVLRANPKELIDLLNRAKQGDSLAQFLMAQNYSNGNGVLQDGSEALKWYRQAAANGSPEAQFFLGVCAFYGLGITLNRAEAAHWYRLAAGQDHIEAQLNLANCLNTGDGIPVNEQEAFQWYSRAATLGNPEGQFCLANCYYWGSGTKVNQSEAVKWYQKAAQQGHAMAQLYLGDSLYNGEGVKKNLSEAVKWYRMAAEQGNLSAAHNLGVCYNLGHGVSKDVVQAYALFRLAAHNCNTEDLALFEKHRDELAIKLTAEQLNKAETLHTDWAKRVSK, from the coding sequence GTGAATAAATTGCATATACTACTAATAGTCGGGGTGTGCTTTATCCCGGTATTGCGCGCCAACCCCAAAGAGCTGATCGACCTGCTGAATCGTGCCAAACAGGGGGACAGTTTGGCACAGTTTCTGATGGCGCAAAATTACAGCAACGGCAACGGTGTGTTGCAGGATGGATCCGAAGCGCTGAAGTGGTATCGTCAGGCGGCAGCCAACGGTAGTCCTGAGGCACAATTTTTCCTTGGCGTTTGCGCATTCTACGGTTTGGGAATCACCCTCAATCGCGCGGAAGCAGCGCATTGGTATCGCCTCGCAGCGGGACAAGATCATATTGAAGCGCAGCTCAACCTGGCAAATTGTCTGAATACCGGAGACGGGATCCCTGTGAATGAGCAAGAAGCGTTTCAATGGTATTCCCGAGCCGCCACCCTGGGTAATCCCGAGGGGCAGTTTTGCCTTGCCAATTGCTATTATTGGGGATCCGGTACAAAAGTGAATCAAAGCGAAGCAGTCAAATGGTATCAAAAAGCTGCACAACAGGGACACGCAATGGCGCAGCTCTATCTGGGAGACAGTTTATACAATGGCGAGGGCGTGAAAAAGAACCTCTCGGAAGCTGTGAAATGGTATCGAATGGCAGCCGAACAAGGTAATTTATCCGCTGCACACAACCTCGGAGTTTGCTACAATCTTGGACATGGCGTTTCCAAAGACGTCGTGCAAGCATACGCTCTCTTTCGCCTTGCTGCTCATAATTGCAATACTGAAGATCTGGCGCTCTTTGAGAAACATCGTGACGAACTGGCGATAAAACTCACCGCGGAGCAATTGAATAAGGCTGAAACCCTGCATACCGATTGGGCAAAAAGAGTGAGCAAATGA
- a CDS encoding TetR/AcrR family transcriptional regulator → MEVTKRQMDIVEAAISIIANQGYRELTTKNLAQHIGVTEAALYRHFVSKNALISKILDYFEQVSQDVIQKINRSQASPYERVRMFVMNRFQLFISDRDLAKVMFSEELFKSNPTHAEHMQKIMHIHRSEVMGFLIEAQIKGEVDPALDPQQIFRIIVGAMRLTITQWNLSNYAFDLMEEGDKLMNTIKHMIEVRK, encoded by the coding sequence ATGGAAGTTACTAAAAGACAAATGGATATCGTTGAGGCAGCGATCTCGATCATTGCCAATCAAGGATACCGTGAACTCACTACCAAGAATCTGGCGCAGCATATCGGCGTCACCGAAGCAGCGCTATATCGTCATTTTGTGAGCAAAAACGCATTGATCAGCAAGATCCTTGATTATTTCGAGCAGGTTTCCCAAGATGTCATCCAGAAGATCAACCGATCGCAGGCAAGCCCTTATGAGCGGGTGCGGATGTTTGTCATGAACCGGTTTCAGCTATTCATTTCAGACCGCGATCTCGCCAAGGTGATGTTTTCCGAAGAGCTTTTCAAAAGCAATCCCACCCACGCGGAGCACATGCAAAAGATCATGCACATTCACCGCAGCGAAGTAATGGGATTTTTGATCGAAGCGCAAATCAAAGGCGAGGTCGATCCCGCTCTCGATCCTCAACAGATATTCCGCATCATAGTCGGCGCCATGCGCTTGACGATCACTCAATGGAATCTTTCCAATTATGCTTTCGACCTCATGGAAGAGGGCGATAAACTGATGAATACAATAAAACACATGATAGAGGTAAGAAAATGA
- a CDS encoding 4Fe-4S binding protein yields MKRQIIKIDEDKCNGCGNCITGCHEGAIQLIDGKARLISDLFCDGLGACIGTCPVDAITIEEREAEPYSEALVMQHIIPQGENTIKAHLKHMKDHGEMGFYNEAILILKDKGMDIEALSKEETMACGCSGDHAKSIEKKCANSDPAGSVDSELRQWPVQLHLLNPAANYFENADLLISADCVPYAYGDFHRRFLKGRIVITFCPKLDKDIERYVDKLAQIFTLHKIKSVTIVRMEVPCCGGTEIILQKALEKAGKMHFVKINVVSVDGNII; encoded by the coding sequence ATGAAAAGACAGATCATCAAGATCGACGAAGACAAGTGCAACGGCTGTGGAAACTGCATCACCGGTTGTCACGAAGGCGCCATCCAATTGATCGACGGCAAAGCCAGACTGATTAGCGACCTGTTTTGTGACGGCTTGGGAGCGTGCATCGGAACCTGTCCTGTGGACGCCATCACCATCGAAGAACGGGAAGCGGAGCCTTATAGCGAAGCCCTCGTGATGCAGCACATCATTCCACAAGGGGAAAACACCATCAAAGCCCATCTGAAACACATGAAAGATCACGGTGAAATGGGCTTTTACAACGAGGCTATACTGATCCTCAAAGACAAAGGCATGGACATCGAAGCCCTCAGCAAGGAAGAAACCATGGCTTGCGGTTGCTCAGGAGACCATGCCAAAAGCATCGAAAAGAAATGTGCAAATAGCGATCCGGCAGGCTCGGTGGATTCCGAATTGCGTCAGTGGCCTGTGCAGCTTCATCTGCTCAATCCCGCTGCGAACTACTTTGAAAACGCGGATCTTTTGATCTCCGCAGACTGCGTTCCCTACGCCTATGGCGATTTTCACCGCAGATTCCTCAAAGGCAGGATCGTCATCACCTTCTGTCCCAAGCTTGATAAAGACATCGAACGCTATGTGGACAAACTGGCACAGATATTCACCCTTCACAAGATCAAATCCGTCACCATTGTCCGCATGGAAGTTCCCTGCTGCGGTGGCACAGAGATCATTCTCCAAAAAGCTCTTGAAAAAGCGGGTAAAATGCACTTTGTCAAAATCAACGTCGTTTCCGTCGATGGAAACATCATCTAA
- a CDS encoding cupin domain-containing protein: protein MNSNIWNKAVIVLDKNGMHGTKIYSAPEGEIIHLMLEPGAHLSAHITPVNVVFYVLEGSATLTIGDEVKTFEKDALVESPKDIPHAVTNDADTVLRLLVIKIPKP from the coding sequence ATGAACAGTAATATATGGAATAAAGCCGTTATCGTGCTGGATAAAAACGGCATGCACGGCACCAAAATCTACAGCGCGCCCGAGGGTGAGATCATCCACTTGATGCTTGAACCAGGAGCTCATCTCAGCGCACATATCACTCCCGTAAACGTAGTTTTCTACGTGCTGGAAGGCAGTGCCACGCTCACGATCGGAGACGAGGTCAAAACCTTTGAAAAAGACGCTCTCGTCGAGAGCCCCAAGGACATTCCCCATGCCGTCACCAACGACGCGGACACCGTTCTGCGCCTGCTTGTCATCAAAATACCAAAACCATAA
- the hcp gene encoding hydroxylamine reductase yields the protein MSMFCYQCQETSRNLGCTMRGVCGKPDTLCHYMDLLIHTLKGLAHVSAGLLKKGVYHSEDSLFVMQSLFITITNANWDEAHIIAAITKAIELRDKRKDELCEILGGDCETCPDAVTFKVKPEDYQTFGQKVGVLATENEDVRSLRETIIYGVKGISAYGDHAAMLGYFDDDVNQFVMEGIAATINDSLSADDLVALVLKTGEYAVKVMALLDKANTETYGHPEPTKVFLGIGKNPGIIVSGHDLKDFEELLEQTKDQGVDIYTHSEMLPAHYYPAFKKYPHLIGNYGSSWWHQLEDFENFNGAILMTTNCIVPLREKNTYLPRFFTTGMTGYPGAKHIPDRKPGGKKDFSELIAAAKACLPPKELETGYITGGFAHHTVLSLADKIVDAVKSGAIKQFVVMAGCDGRMPSRKIFTEIAQKLPQDTVILTAGCAKYRYNKLDLGDIGGIPRVLDAGQCNDSYSLAVIALKLKEAFGLDDVNKLPLSFALGWYEQKAVAVLLALLFLGFRNIKVGPTVPGFLSPNVAKVIIDTFGLQVTSNADDDVAAIIGA from the coding sequence ATGAGCATGTTCTGTTATCAATGTCAGGAAACTTCCCGTAACCTCGGCTGCACAATGCGCGGAGTTTGCGGAAAGCCAGACACCCTTTGTCACTATATGGATCTCTTGATCCACACACTGAAAGGCTTGGCACACGTTTCTGCCGGTCTGCTGAAAAAAGGCGTCTATCATTCCGAAGATTCCCTTTTCGTGATGCAATCCCTCTTCATTACCATCACTAACGCAAACTGGGACGAAGCACACATCATTGCCGCCATCACCAAAGCCATCGAATTGCGGGACAAACGCAAGGACGAGCTTTGCGAAATCCTCGGCGGAGATTGCGAAACCTGTCCCGATGCCGTCACTTTCAAGGTCAAACCTGAAGATTATCAGACTTTTGGTCAGAAGGTCGGCGTCCTCGCCACCGAAAACGAAGACGTCCGTTCACTGCGTGAGACCATTATCTATGGCGTCAAAGGCATCTCCGCCTATGGCGATCATGCCGCTATGCTCGGTTATTTTGACGACGACGTCAACCAATTTGTCATGGAAGGCATTGCCGCAACGATCAACGATTCGTTGTCCGCGGACGACCTTGTCGCTCTGGTGCTCAAAACCGGTGAGTATGCCGTCAAAGTGATGGCTCTGCTGGACAAAGCCAACACCGAAACCTACGGTCATCCGGAGCCCACCAAAGTCTTTCTCGGAATCGGCAAAAACCCCGGGATCATCGTCAGCGGACACGATCTCAAAGATTTTGAAGAGCTGCTGGAACAGACCAAAGACCAGGGCGTGGACATCTATACCCACAGCGAAATGCTGCCCGCCCACTACTATCCCGCTTTCAAGAAATATCCGCATCTGATCGGAAACTATGGCTCCTCATGGTGGCATCAGCTCGAGGATTTTGAGAATTTCAACGGCGCCATTCTGATGACCACAAACTGCATTGTTCCCCTGCGGGAAAAGAACACCTATCTGCCCCGGTTCTTCACCACCGGCATGACCGGATATCCCGGTGCCAAACACATTCCCGATCGCAAACCCGGCGGGAAAAAAGACTTCTCAGAACTGATTGCCGCTGCCAAAGCATGCCTTCCTCCCAAGGAACTTGAAACCGGATATATCACCGGCGGATTCGCGCATCACACAGTATTGTCATTGGCGGACAAGATCGTGGACGCAGTCAAAAGCGGAGCGATAAAACAATTCGTCGTGATGGCAGGATGCGACGGACGCATGCCCAGCCGCAAAATCTTCACCGAGATCGCGCAAAAACTTCCCCAAGACACAGTCATTTTGACCGCAGGCTGTGCCAAATACCGCTATAACAAACTCGATCTTGGCGATATCGGTGGCATCCCGAGAGTGCTGGACGCCGGTCAATGCAACGATTCCTATTCCCTTGCCGTGATCGCTCTTAAACTCAAAGAAGCCTTTGGCTTGGACGACGTGAACAAACTTCCGCTTTCCTTCGCCCTCGGCTGGTATGAACAAAAAGCCGTGGCTGTGCTTCTGGCACTGCTTTTCCTCGGATTCAGGAACATCAAGGTCGGACCCACCGTCCCCGGATTCCTCTCCCCAAACGTCGCCAAAGTGATCATCGATACCTTTGGCTTGCAAGTCACAAGCAATGCCGATGATGACGTAGCTGCCATCATTGGCGCCTGA